In the Wyeomyia smithii strain HCP4-BCI-WySm-NY-G18 chromosome 2, ASM2978416v1, whole genome shotgun sequence genome, one interval contains:
- the LOC129723575 gene encoding uncharacterized protein LOC129723575 yields the protein MRWILFLFSIFPILSTHLYFQAYGAHLEITDLNDNPGIVALKVGNTFIREGYDWLVHTFKLDTFQEILNQYDIMISQINSNVNMKDFKDILKMKFIQTSLTLQKLSPRRKTKRAINILGTLIKTITGNLDNDDLVTLNQKISYLHYSNKDLIMNNNEQIKINNQFQDRINNLTKVIYNEKEEIGKLTHQFRTNKNMKVSWEQLQHFQRLIFNLDVIQRQLDDISDSIVMAKVGVLSKSILQATEINYIIDKLENSGISVNSDEQVYEFLEPAAFYNSSCIVFLIKIPKFLQGIYQQIIVENIPINEEITPIDFTHAVLGTNVTFVMNDTCVNIEQNIICKLQTMKNVSNDMCIHRLLRGNPSSCPFKKYNGIHEVKSMGNGKILIRNALKAVQLKNSCGYGPKNLTGSFLITFRNCSVEIENQSFEITQLDYSNILEMLPLQSTLINKSKTIVTDTQILQQLHTNNRKRIEVLETNNHHVSYGGTFTVIILLIITGYLFKEIRTIWTKIVIKPSKPTDTNIELNRDGSS from the coding sequence ATGCGGTGGATCCTGTTTTTATTCTCTATTTTCCCAATCCTATCAACCCACCTTTACTTTCAAGCATACGGTGCACACCTAGAAATCACGGACTTGAATGACAACCCAGGTATTGTAGCTCTTAAAGTAGGTAACACTTTCATTAGAGAAGGATATGATTGGTTAGTTCATACATTCAAATTAGATacttttcaagaaattttaaaTCAGTATGATATAATGATAAGTCAAATAAATTCAAATGTAAAcatgaaagattttaaagatattctaaaaatgaaatttatacaAACAAGCTTGACATTACAAAAACTTAGTCCTAGAAGAAAAACAAAGAGAGCTATTAATATTCTGGGTACGTTAATTAAAACTATTACAGGAAATTTAGATAATGATGATCTAGTTACCTTAAATCAAAAGATTAGTTACCTACATTATTCAAATAAGGATCTTATTATGAATAACAatgaacaaattaaaataaataatcagTTTCAAGACAGAATTAACaatttaacaaaagtaatttacaatgaaaaagaaGAAATAGGTAAACTTACACATCAGTTTAGGACAAATAAAAACATGAAGGTCTCCTGGGAACAGCTACAACATTTCCAGAGGTTAATCTTCAACTTAGACGTAATTCAACGGCAGTTGGACGATATCTCGGATTCGATCGTCATGGCTAAAGTAGGGGTTTTATCCAAGAGCATCCTTCAAGCAACGGAAATCAACTATATTATTGACAAATTGGAAAATTCAGGAATTTCCGTAAACAGTGACGAACAGGTTTACGAATTTTTAGAACCAGCAGCTTTCTACAACAGTTCATGTATTGTGTTTCTcataaaaattccaaaattctTACAAGGAATCTACCAGCAAATTATTGTGGAGAATATTCCCATCAATGAAGAAATAACACCGATCGATTTCACGCACGCAGTTTTAGGGACGAACGTAACATTTGTCATGAACGATACTTGCGTAAACATCGAACAAAATATCATTTGCAAGTTACAGACAATGAAGAATGTCTCTAATGATATGTGCATACATCGATTATTAAGAGGGAATCCCAGTAGCTGtccatttaaaaaatacaatGGAATTCATGAAGTTAAGTCCATGGGAAACGGAAAAATTCTGATTCGAAATGCACTTAAAGCTGTGCAATTAAAAAACAGTTGTGGTTATGGTCCTAAAAATCTTACAGGATCATTTCTTATCACTTTTAGAAACTGTTCTGTCGAAATAGAGAATCAATCGTTTGAAATCACCCAATTGGactatagcaacattttggaAATGCTACCATTGCAATCAACATTAATCAACAAATCGAAGACTATAGTAACAGACACACAAATCTTACAACAATTACATACCAACAATAGAAAGCGTATTGAAGTTTTGGAAACAAATAATCATCATGTTTCATACGGAGGAACTTTCACGGTAATCATCCTTCTAATAATAACTGGTTACCTGTTCAAAGAAATAAGGACAATTTGGACGAAAATTGTAATCAAACCAAGTAAACCCACGGACACCAACATCGAGTTGAACCGGGACGGTTCAAGCTAA